Proteins encoded together in one Gemmatimonadota bacterium DH-78 window:
- the hutI gene encoding imidazolonepropionase, which produces MTSRPWDTVWLGASAATFDPARPGPWGALHDAAVGVKNGRIVWLGPLTELPERPDEVAAEVRSVPGCWITPGLIDCHTHAVFGGDRADEFAARLAGESYEAIARAGGGIRSTVSATRGATDDQLRTAAEARLRDLAREGVTTVEVKSGYDLTTDGEIRMLDVAHAAGRRAGVEIQGTLLGLHALPPEFERDRPGYIELVAREMVPRAAAEGRARQVDAFVEGIAFTAAECAPVFEAAREAGLGIRVHADQLSDAGGAALAGRWCAASADHLERTSKAGVAALARGGCVAVLLPGAYLTLRDDQPPPVTGFRQLGVPMAVASDLNPGSSPVRSLRTAASLACSLFGLTPAEALAGVTREAARALQLDDRGVLSVGRRADLAIWQVERLEELVYWIGGDLLAGRVVEGIEDAP; this is translated from the coding sequence ATGACTTCACGCCCGTGGGACACCGTCTGGCTCGGCGCCTCCGCAGCCACCTTCGACCCGGCCCGCCCGGGCCCCTGGGGAGCGCTCCACGATGCGGCCGTGGGGGTGAAGAACGGCCGGATCGTGTGGCTCGGACCGCTCACCGAGCTGCCGGAGCGGCCCGACGAGGTGGCTGCGGAGGTGCGGTCGGTGCCCGGATGCTGGATCACACCGGGGCTGATCGACTGTCATACCCACGCGGTGTTCGGCGGCGATCGGGCCGATGAGTTCGCCGCGCGTCTCGCCGGCGAGTCGTACGAGGCCATCGCGCGGGCGGGCGGAGGGATTCGCAGCACCGTATCGGCCACCCGCGGAGCCACGGACGACCAACTTCGCACGGCGGCCGAGGCCCGTCTCCGAGATCTCGCCCGCGAAGGGGTGACCACGGTCGAGGTGAAGTCCGGGTACGATCTCACCACCGACGGCGAGATTCGGATGCTCGACGTCGCGCATGCGGCGGGACGACGGGCGGGCGTCGAGATTCAGGGGACGCTGCTCGGGCTGCACGCGCTCCCCCCGGAGTTCGAGCGCGATCGGCCGGGCTACATCGAGCTCGTGGCGCGGGAAATGGTGCCGAGAGCGGCGGCCGAAGGACGGGCCCGCCAGGTGGACGCCTTCGTGGAGGGCATCGCCTTCACGGCCGCGGAGTGCGCCCCGGTGTTCGAGGCGGCGCGGGAGGCGGGATTGGGGATCCGCGTCCACGCGGACCAGTTGTCGGACGCCGGCGGCGCTGCGCTCGCGGGGCGTTGGTGCGCCGCCAGCGCGGATCACCTCGAGCGCACCTCGAAGGCGGGGGTGGCGGCACTCGCCAGAGGGGGATGCGTGGCCGTACTCCTTCCCGGGGCGTACCTCACCCTGCGGGACGACCAACCACCTCCGGTGACCGGGTTTCGGCAACTGGGCGTCCCGATGGCCGTGGCCAGTGACCTCAACCCCGGGTCGTCGCCGGTCCGCTCCCTGCGCACCGCGGCGTCTCTGGCCTGCTCGCTCTTCGGACTGACGCCGGCCGAAGCGCTGGCCGGGGTCACGCGCGAGGCCGCGCGGGCCCTCCAGTTGGACGACCGGGGCGTACTCTCCGTCGGCCGCCGGGCGGATCTGGCCATCTGGCAGGTCGAGCGCCTGGAGGAACTGGTCTACTGGATCGGAGGCGACCTGCTTGCGGGGCGGGTGGTCGAGGGAATCGAGGACGCTCCGTAG